The Macaca fascicularis isolate 582-1 chromosome 1, T2T-MFA8v1.1 genome includes a window with the following:
- the MRPS14 gene encoding small ribosomal subunit protein uS14m, which translates to MAAFMLGSLLRTFKQMVPSSASGQVRSHYVDWRMWRDVKRRKMAYEYADERLRINSLRKNTILPKILQDVADEEIAALPRDSCPVRIRNRCVMTSRPRGVKRRWRLSRIVFRHLADHGQLSGIQRAMW; encoded by the exons ATGGCGGCCTTCATGCTGGGCTCGCTGCTTCGGACGTTCAAGCAG ATGGTTCCTTCATCAGCTTCAGGCCAAGTTCGAAGTCACTATGTAGACTGGAGAATGTGGCGCGATGTGAAGAGACGAAAAATGGCCTATGAATACGCAGATGAGAGGCTACGTATTAATTCACTCAGGAAGAATACCATTTTGCCAAAAATTCTTCAG GACGTGGCCGATGAAGAAATCGCTGCCCTCCCCCGGGATAGCTGTCCCGTTAGAATCAGGAATCGGTGTGTTATGACGTCCCGTCCGCGTGGTGTGAAGCGGCGCTGGAGGCTTAGTCGTATAGTCTTCCGTCACTTAGCTGACCACGGGCAACTTTCTGGGATCCAGCGAGCAATGTGGTAA